One region of Elephas maximus indicus isolate mEleMax1 chromosome 23, mEleMax1 primary haplotype, whole genome shotgun sequence genomic DNA includes:
- the LOC126066393 gene encoding translation initiation factor IF-2-like translates to MYTATSRGRQGGKHLGFTAWLRLSCHHSCGSIWVRRGPPTCLEEVGREKGPERELPRGGPSSGLFHPSGPRPASSPPSGPARLRTEVAAHEVAEEATPAAAGPGRAAAAAPGAPAERVPEEDGGARARRGPGLCAERARAAARFVVWVGARGRGAPGGQQGRRVPRADARAVGPPPGTVSGACLRPWLPAVGAPRAGGACPPAPLPLRARCPRLLGLAGLPGTETGGPASRRWQGGFPADPAVGNRRLNSGRRGFGAGVGSRRGPGTGGGGGAGLPRSPRLLSPASPGGGCLLYCGPLGALARAPQLALTAAGSLPNQPLKTPRGPAPLSHTWGPREWGQLSGLTRTCPETGRQWGDRRAGPALAPLPFSHCPQQRRPRALARVLPARRQNKMNMMRDPQ, encoded by the exons ATGTACACAGCAACCTCTcgggggaggcagggtgggaagcACCTCGGTTTTACCG CCTGGCTGCGACTGAGCTGTCATCACAGCTGTGGCTCCATCTGGGTTCGTCGGGGCCCCCCAACTTGCCTGGaggaggtgggaagggaaaaGGGGCCGGAACGGGAGCTCCCGCGGGGCGGCCCCTCCTCCGGGCTGTTCCACCCCTCGGGCCCCCGCCCCGCCTCGTCCCCCCCGAGCGGCCCGGCGAGGCTCCGCACAGAAGTGGCCGCGCACGAGGTGGCCGAGGAGGCGACGCCTGCGGCAGCGGGCCCcgggcgggcggcggcggcggcccccGGAGCACCTGCGGAGCGCGTCCCGGAGGAGGACGGAGGCGCCCGGGCGCGCCGAGGGCCAGGTCTGTGCGCCGAGCGGGCGCGCGCGGCTGCGCGCTTTGTTGTCTGGGTCGGAGCGCGGGGCCGCGGGGCGCCGGGCGGGCAGCAGGGGAGGCGGGTGCCCAGGGCGGACGCCCGCGCGGTGGGCCCGCCGCCGGGGACTGTGTCGGGCGCCTGCCTGCGCCCCTGGCTCCCTGCTGTCGGCGCCCCGAGAGCCGGAGGCGCGTGTCCACCTGCGCCCCTGCCGCTCCGGGCTCGCTGCCCGCGCCTGCTCGGCCTCGCCGGGCTCCCGGGGACGGAAACCGGGGGCCCGGCTTCTAGGCGCTGGCAGGGCGGTTTCCCGGCGGACCCGGCCGTTGGGAATCGGCGTTTGAACTCTGGCCGCCGCGGCTTTGGAGCGGGAGTGGGCTCTCGGCGGGGTCCCGGcactgggggaggagggggcGCGGGGCTTCCACGGTCACCAAGGCTTCTGTCCCCAGCGTCCCCGGGAGGGGGCTGCCTTCTCTATTGTGGTCCGCTTGGCGCCCTGGCCAGAGCCCCCCAGCTCGCGCTGACCGCCGCCGGGAGTCTCCccaaccagccattgaaaaccccgcgGGGCCCAGCTCCACTCTCACACACGTGGGGTCCCCGCGAGTGGGGCCAGCTCAGCGGCTTGACGCGCACCTGTCCGGAGACGGGCCGGCAGTGGGGCGACCGGCGTGCGGGGCCGGCTCTCGCACCTTTACCATTCTCCCATTGTCCCCAACAGCGTCGCCCTCGGGCCCTGGCACGGGTTCTCCCAGCCAGGAGGCAG AATAAAATGAACATGATGCGCGATCCACAATAG